The candidate division KSB1 bacterium genome includes a window with the following:
- a CDS encoding phenylacetate-CoA oxygenase subunit PaaI — translation MLESEEDMTPGYKKSLITQLTVQGDTELMSAPAYYLASRDAPTINSRIAVTAIIHDELGHANIAYRIMEDLGVDKHWLVYGRKPHEFKHPYGFDQPLENWAEMVVANGFFDRAGICLLGDVLENTSYGPLKRSLVKVDREEILHLRHGESWMKRLSKAGGEAKELLQRAVDWMFPMTIEWFGLPDELKHHSGQLDYRLKGKTNDQLRQTWMDATVPLCEKIGIKVPAHYDKEKEEYILDYPFPCQYDPDEKRWLFDEPMTWDQVFERWKARGPMNKTYTAMVQGDLDSIFGGRLW, via the coding sequence ATGCTGGAATCGGAAGAAGACATGACTCCGGGCTATAAGAAATCTTTAATTACTCAGCTGACAGTTCAGGGGGATACGGAGCTAATGAGCGCTCCGGCGTATTATCTGGCGTCAAGAGATGCGCCTACCATCAACAGCCGAATCGCAGTAACAGCAATCATTCATGATGAGCTGGGGCATGCTAATATTGCCTATCGAATTATGGAAGACCTTGGTGTTGATAAGCACTGGCTGGTTTATGGCAGGAAACCCCATGAGTTTAAGCATCCCTACGGATTTGACCAACCGTTGGAAAACTGGGCAGAAATGGTGGTGGCAAACGGCTTTTTTGATCGAGCCGGAATCTGCTTATTAGGTGATGTACTTGAAAATACCAGCTATGGCCCCCTGAAAAGATCTCTGGTTAAAGTGGACCGGGAAGAAATTCTCCACTTACGTCATGGTGAATCCTGGATGAAACGCCTCTCAAAAGCCGGAGGAGAAGCGAAAGAACTCCTGCAGCGCGCAGTCGATTGGATGTTTCCCATGACCATTGAGTGGTTTGGTTTGCCGGACGAACTCAAACACCACAGCGGGCAATTGGATTACCGCCTTAAAGGTAAAACCAACGACCAGCTTCGCCAAACCTGGATGGACGCCACCGTGCCCCTTTGTGAAAAAATTGGCATTAAAGTGCCGGCTCACTATGATAAAGAAAAAGAAGAATACATTCTCGATTACCCGTTTCCGTGTCAATATGATCCTGACGAAAAACGCTGGTTGTTTGATGAACCGATGACCTGGGACCAGGTATTTGAGCGCTGGAAAGCTCGCGGGCCAATGAACAAAACATATACAGCAATGGTGCAAGGGGATCTAGACAGCATTTTCGGAGGCCGCCTTTGGTAA